The window TTCCAACTGGGGCGTCTTCGCGGGACTCCAAATTTGTCTTCCCAAAACCTTGTACCTCGCCTCAGGGTTTTTCCACCAACGACCAGCAAACATCCATCTGTCATTTTCACCACATCCAGCCTTTGCAAGCTACTCCCGTATATTACTCGCCATTGCGCTCGCCCAACTGCATCGGCCCAtcacctcgtcggcaagaAAAGGCGCGAGCTGTGAATTATTCGCTGCATTAGCTTCGCATcttgccgccctcgctcAAACTGGTCCTCCTCCTGCCATCACCGGCCACCACCCTCTAGGCCTTGTTCAGTAACGGCTCAGCCCACCTTGGCAAGCTAAACACGGTTTGCTGCTCATCTTGGTCAAGATGCCTTCTTCATCCAATTTACCCTCGAGCTTCGCCTCCGCGGCGGCCGGTCAGAACGCGAACCGTGATTCGCGAGGCGGCAGAGCCGACGGAAGGGGAGCCGCTGGAGGCGACTGGTACGTGTGCCTCGAGCCCTGTGCCTTCCCACGAACCAAACGACAGTcccctcctcatcctcgtcctcctttTCCTCTTCCACCATTCTCATGTCTCTCTTTCTTTGACTTGCTCCTCTGACGTGACGGCCGACTTTCGCCGCCGCTTGCTCCTTCGCATCGTTGCCACGCCTCGCTCtcccgctcgctcgctcgccctgGCCACTGCCGCGTTCGAGCCTTCGCCTTCACTCCATCATCTGTGCTGACGTTGAAAATCAACAGGTCGCGAAGAGACGGCCGCTCGGCCAATGGCACATTGACTTTCCGACGCTCGTCCACAACGCCCACCGGCCACGCCTCGAACCCTCCGCTTTCCACCGAAAATGCCGTCCAACCCCCGAGCATCGACGAAGCATCCGAACCTACGTATGAGCATGGCCCTTCACGTTATAGCAAAGATGAGCTGCTGGACATAATTCGCTCCCAGAAGATGAGCGGCAACCCCTCTCGCCTCTACCTCCCAGGCTGGGACCCCGCCGGCACCAACGGCAGTGCCTCCCGGGGCTGGGGAAAGAGCAGTGACAACGTCGTGCCCCAAGAGCCGGGCGCCTGCTGGGATCAGCAGGGGGAGACTGCTCCCATGGGTTTGCAGAATTTGACGCTCGAGGAGAAAGAGGTATGCGTTCTGCCCTCCACTCCCGGCGGGCCTGAGAACCCGACTGACCGTGGCTTCCAGGCCTTCTCCACAGACATCAACTCGCCGCTCAAGCCGCCCACCCAGAACAAGGATGGACACGCCGGCAACGTCAACGGCCGCAAGCCGTCTGCCTCTCACAGTGCTGGCAATGTCCACGGCGTCAATTCACCCTCGTCGGTCACGCGACCGGGAACCCGTCGTCGCGAAACCACCGATTCGAATCCCTTCAACGCCGGCGCTCTCGCTTCGCCGACCGCTAGCGCCCGCTTTCCGCGCGAAGACTCCACCTGGCTTGCGCGTAGGGCAGGCGAGTCGAAGGATTCGGAgcctgccgaggccgagcaggacgcCCAGAGCAAGCTGCCGTTCGGCAACCTGGTGCGGTCCAacacgtcgacgagcaccgGCATGAGTGCCATCTGGCCCCCGGCCAACCAATCCACGCcgggtgccggcggcggcggcggcggcttcggcaacTTTGCCCTGCCCGCCTCCACCATGCCCGACAGGCGTGTGGGAGGCGGCACCGGTGGCAGCCGACTCGCCCACCTCATCCCCAAAGACGGCGCAGAGGGCGCACCGTcgaagccggccgacggtccAAGCTCGTCGGCTCAACAGTCCTGGCGATCTCGTCCGCGCACCGATACCGACCCTTTCGGGGATGACGAACTCTCCGGAagtgccgtcctcggcggcgcccaggacaccacctcggccggtCATTCCCACGCCGAGCGAGTAGGCGTCCTAGGCACCCCCGTGAAGGGCTCGACGGGCGATTTTGGCATGTCCGGACTGCATGTCGGCCCTCAGTCGGCCGACAACGGTCCGGCCAGCCCCTCCGAGACCAACCCCTACCGCAGCCCGCCCGCCGAGCGTCACGAAcatgacgaggccgacgccgccggggcgGACAGAGCCCTCGCGAGCGGCCACAACGAACCCCATGCCAACTTCGGCTCCATCGGCCGAGGATTTGGCCCCGCCCCCTTTGACGGCAGTGACCGAAGCCAGACGTCCAGCGTTGGACCGAAAGGATACCCCCTCGGCCAACTTTCCGGCTGGCCCGCTTCCGCCGgtccctcggccggcacgcctGACCGAGAAAGGCCCAATTTCAGCAATGCCTTTGGCAGCTCCCTGTTCAGCCCCATGGGCGACCTGCAGTCGCCCGGTCTCTCGAATCTCGGCAACGTCTTTGGCCCGCCGAGCGCTGGCGGCATGGGCACCGGAAGCATTGGTCGTGGGAGCAAGCTTGGCTCGCTCTTCCCCCCTGCCATGCAGGCCCAGATGCAGTCGCACGATCAGGAGCAGAACCTATCCGATTCGGTGCCGGACCCTCGTCAGGGACACCCCCTTGGCGCCATTGGCAGGGGCAACATGCCTGGTCCGGTACGCGATACGGAGAGCCCCATGCGATCGAACCGCGGTGTCTTCGAAGAGCTGTTTCCTTCCAGCGAGGCGGCCAGATCGCACGCCACGTTcagcgccgccgagacggcccaagcgggcaccgccgccgccggacccCAGTCGTATACGCCAGTCAGCGGGAGCCTGCCCTTTGGTGGAGGTGCCCAGCCTGGAGCTGAGCCGCCTGCCTCGCAGGTGCGGCAGATGGTGATGCCCGACCGCATGAGATGGGTCTACCTCGACCCTCAGGGTCAAGTGCAAGGTCCATTCACCGGTCTCGAGATGAACGACTGGTACAAGGCCAACTTCTTCACGCCCGACCTTCGTGTCAAGAAGGTCGAAGACCCCGAGTTTGAGCCTCTCGGACAGCTCATCCGCCGCATCGGAAATTCGCGCGAGCCCTTCCTCGTCCCGCAGATCGGCATCCCCCATGGTCCGGCCACGCAAGCGGGACCGTTCGCGCCGGCCCCCAGCACGGGCGGTGTTGTTCCTCCCCTGAGCGGCGTCTTTCCGAGCTTCGGTCGCACCCTGACTGCTGACGAGCAGAACAACCTCGAGCGTCGTAAGCAGGAGGAGCAGTACCTCATGGCTCAGCAGAGGGAGTACATGATGCGCCAGCAGGCCATGAACAAGTTCCAGATGCAAGGTCCCGGCTTGCAGCACCACTCAAGCGCCCACAGCCTCCAGAGCCAGCCCAGCTTTGGCAGCATGACCTCCCCGatgcctcctccgccgcaaCCGCAGGGGCCACCCCCTATCGGCTCCATGCCGCCAGCTGGCTTCATGGACCATCCGCCAGGAGCGCAGGCGGGGAACCAGCCGGGGCAGGGGAACGCCGAGTCCTTTCGTCCCGAAGCCATGACCAATCTCTCGGCTGCCGAGCGCCAGGTCCTTGCCTCGATGCAGGGGGGGCCTGCTGGGAATGATATGCAGAGGCAGCAACGGGGTATGCAACCCGGTGGTGCGGACCTGCGATCTGGCCTGCCCGAGACTGACGAGCTCTCCGAGGATGCTGAAGGGTTTAGGGATCGTCTGATGGAATTTGAAGATCTGCGGGCCCAGATTGACGCAGAGCAGGCCATCCGGGCCCAGGATGAATCGAACGCGGCCGTCATGGGCGGGCAAAAACTACCCGGTCAGCCTGCCTCGGCCACCGCACCCTCTGGCAAGATGGGCAAGGGCGGCAAGAAAAAGCAGCTGGATGAAGCGGCGCTCTCACTGACGCAGCAGGTTCAGATCGCccaggcggccgccgccgccggccaggtcCTGGAACAAGATCTGCCGATGCCTTTCCCTCCTCCCTCATCGACCACTCCTCTGCCGGCCCCCACGGCTCAGCGTGTTCGCTCAAACCTCCCCGAGCAATACAGCCGCTCCCAGAGCGGTACACCCGATGCGTCCCAGCCGCCTCCGCTTGCCCCTTGGGCCAAGGAGCCCGGCCAGGAAGGACAGAGGGGTCCGAGTCTGAAGGAAATTCAAGAAGCTGAAGCGCGAAAGTCTGCCAAGGCGGAAGAAGCGGCTGCCGCCATTCGCAAGGCATCCATGGAGCAGGAGGTTGCGTTCATCCGTGAGAAGGAACGACAGAATGTTGCCGCCACCACCGCAGGTCTGCCAGCCACCAGCACCTGGGGCCATGGTTCTCCTGTTTCCGCAACGAGTCCTTGGGTCAAGCCAGGCGCGACAAAGGGTCCTGATCCTGCCGTGTCTACCACTTCTGGGCCAAGCAAGAAGACGTTGGCCGAGATACAACGCGAAGAGGAGGTCCGAAAGCAGAAGGCTCGGAATGCGGCCATCCAGTCCGGAGCCCCGAGTGCCTCAACCAAGAGCTATGCGAACCTCGCAGGCAAGCCCGGCCAGGTCCAGATTCCCAGCGGTCCATCTCCCGCTCCCGCCTCTGGTGCGGGATGGGCTACGGTCGGTGCTGGcggcaaggtcaaggccCCCATGGGTGCGACCGCTCAGGGCATTCCtcccagcagcagcggcgtgAAGTCCCCAGTGGCGGCCACCAAGCCCGCCTCCAAGCCTGCCGCGGTCAACGTTGCCAACGGCAGGGCCGATGCTACCACTGCTGCCATGGACGAATTTAACAAGTGGACTCGTCGAGAGCTTGCTCGAGGTCTTGCAGACACAACCGACAGTACGTTGTCtacctccctcccccccttcccGAAGTGGTTCCAATCACTGACGCCGAGTGCAGTTTCCGAGTTCCAGGCAGACCTTGATGTGTTCCCTCTCGATACTGGCATCATCGCTGACGCCGTCTACATCAATTCCAAGACGATGGATGGCCGCCATTTTGCCGAAGAGTACGTCCGCCGGAAGAAGCTCGCGCAGAAGGGGgtcgtcgagaagcagcCGCCGTCAGACAACAACAAGTCACCTGGTTCCGCTGGCGGTTGGTCCGAAGTCGCCAAGCGGAGCGGCGGCACGCAAGCCAAGGATAATgacagcggcagcggcagcggaagcggaagcggaagcggcTCCATCCAGGGCGCAGGCTTCAAGGTCGTGCCCAGCCGCAAGAAGGGCAAGAAATAGAACGAGTTGTCCTTTGGCGTGTTGAAGCAACGCCGAGCGTAGGTGGATGTGGCTGCCTAGGCTGTTGGGCAGTCATTGCACCTTGATCTTTCTGTGCTGTCCTGCTGGCTGGGCGGGCGGGGGATGCTTGTCAAGAGCGGTATTCCACCGCACCGTCCATCTTCTTTGGGTATGAGAAAGGGCCACTTAGCGATGAATGAGATAAAACGGAGAGGCAGAGAAGTACTTGTCAGGGTTAGGGAAGGGGTTCCATGTGCGATCATAGCATCTCTTGTGAACAAATAAATGTAACTGTACGCCGCATGACATGAACCCCCCCCAACATGGGATGTATGAGCCCCTGTTTTGATTACGAATGCGAAGGAGTAGAAATCTGCGGAGAAAGCGGCAAGCGCTGTTTAAAGTAGCTGTAAGCAGCCTGCGGTGTCGTTGGATGCATTTTCTCATCGTTCAATATCGTTCAATCTAAACCTTCATTCCTTCTTTACTTCAAATCTCCTGCATCCAACCGAGCAGAATCAGTACGCCAAGAGCATTTCCATACGCAGCGTTTCATCTTGCTGCTCTGTGCTACTTGTCTGCTTTCAGCCCTTCCATGATTGACTCGAGTGTCCTCCACTCCTCGCTATCTGCCCAATTCTCCTTTGCACGACCCATGACGCTGCGGACGGCGCTTCGAGCTTTGCTTCGCCAGCGAGCGCCCAGGGACTCAACATCGGGACCCCAATTCTCGAGTGCAGAGACCAGCTCGTCGGTTCGTTTGACGACCTCCTTCCACGCagcctcgtcgctcgtccaGCAACCGGTGGTCGATTCGCCGGGCAAGAGACCGCTACCAGAGGACCCGACAGCGGCGCGCCAGGCCTTCTCCGATGCTTCGACGGCGCCAGCGTAGTCACGTCTCCAGGCCCGAAGGCGCGATACCAGTGCCCAGAGCTCGGGTCGCTTCGTAATGAGCGGGacgacctcctcctcgaggagGCGTGTGACGAGCCGCTCCATCGATCCCCGGGGCGGTTCATAGAtgccgacgccatcatccTTGTCTTTTGCGATGACAACGTCTTGCAACATAGCGGCCAGGACATCTGCAtcgatggcctcctcggTCTTGCGAATGCGGATGACGTGCTTGAACGCGAGCACGATTTCGGCAATAGGAGGTGGTTGGATTCGGGATGCGAGCGTGAGCACATTATCCCAGATGCGCCAGTTGTCGTGGGCTATCGATGCGCCCTTCTTATATGCCGCCAGAGACTGTGAGAGGAGGGTGCTGGGTTTGCGCGAAGGTTTGGTGGTCGCCTCCGTGACGCtttcatcgtcaccgtcatggTTGGTGACGGCTCCGTCCTCGGTCCCAGCGGTGACCTCGCGGTACAAACTCCACAAGGCGCTCCCCAAGTTGCTCCACGTTCTGGCATCCTCTCCGCCAGCTGTGTCGGAAGCACTGCCGATCGAACGACTGtaggcctcggcggcgccttcGAAGTCTCCCAAACGCAAGCTGATGTCACCGAGTCGGCTCCACATGTCGGGGCTCAGACGGttggcggccgtggccaacTTGTACGCTTCCAGCGCCTTGTGCAGGTCCTTTTTCTGAAGGTAATGTTCTCCGAGCGACTTCTGCGCGCGAGCGTATCGCCCCTTGGAGATGTCCCACGCGCGCTCGTAGTGGCtggggtcgtcgtcgaggtcgccaaGGATACACCACAGGCGGGCGGCGtttggtggcggcggcgacctttCAGGGCCAGAGTAATCGCCGGCCTTGAGCAGAGTCACATCCTCTACCCCTTCATCGTCAGGGTCACTCGACGCggagccatcgtcgccagACTTGCGGAAGAGGCGCCATCGGATAATGGCCCTGcccttctcctcgccgccactCCCgcggccgtcctcgtcctcgacagcCGCAGCACTGGCCAAGCAGAGAGCGACCTCTGCCCATTGACGCAGGCGCTTGAAAATCTCCAGCGCAGAAGCAAGGGATCCGATGCCAGCCCAGGCGTACGCGAGCTCCGATTCGAGGTGCCAGCGAGGGGGGGTGCAGAGGGCATGGATATAGCGGAGGCGGCTGTGGGCGGGCGCCGACTCGGAGGCTTTGATGGCGGGCAGGAAAGTCGTAGGGGTCTGCGAGTCGAGGGAAATGGTGCCTTGGCCAGGGGTGGTGACCTGGACAGATGGCACGTCGGAGGCGGGGTCGGAGGAGGGATCGGTGTCATCCGGAACCGGTGTTTCTGTTCGCTTCGGGGCCGCCGAAGTGTCGGTGAGGACCTGGTCGGCAACGGCTTGCAGCTGGAGCACGCCTCGCTCGACCGTTCGGCTTCGGTGGACCTCTATCCTCGAGCGGACCAGCAAGGCCTGGGTATAGATCTGCCAGTTGGTTGACTTGTCGGCCAAGACACGAACGGCAAAGGGCAAGACTTCCTCCGAGGTCAAGGAATCGACGGGAGAGAAGGCATCCTTGATGGTCGCCTCGGTCAGGAGAATGATCTGATCCAGGGGTGAGAGCTGCGGTTGGTCGTCGGGCGTCAGGTCAGCCAAGGCAGGGGGCAGGCTCTTGGgcgaggcgtcgtcgtcggcagcgtgcTTGGTGAAATGAATGTCCTCCAGCAGGGTATCGTCGTTGAGCTTCAGTGCTTCTGGTTTATTATCCTCGTCCGATTCTTCGTCCGCTGCCGCGTCAGGGTCTTCGGCGCGGCGGctgcgggcgaggacgagcagctgGCTGATGCTCTTTTCTTGGAACCTCGTCCGTTTCCCAAGAGCGCCCGACAGGGCATACTGCAGACCGCTCACCTGTGTCGCTTCCTTGAGGGTTTCCTTGGCTCTCTCgtggtggccgaggagcatGTAGTTGTTGGCTGCTTCGACGAGCAGTTGAGCCTTTTCCTCGCGAGTCCACGTTTCGGCAGCAGACCAGACCTCGCCGGCTAATTGAGCGAGCAGGCTCTCCATGCTCGCTAGAACATCCGCCACCAGTGTAGGGACCTCGGTCCACTGAGAGCTCTTTGCAAAGTTGGAGCCCGGGCCCAGGCTGGGCTGGGTGAGCAGCTTGTAATGCCAGATGTTGAGACGCAGCCTCATCCACCCGACGTTGCACTTGGCAACCTTTCCCGCGTAGGGGGACTCTACTTTCAAGGTATTTTGGCTTTCGGCGGCAAGAGCGTGGATGAAGACATGTCTCGCGAGGGAGAAGAGCTCGAGGTACGGAATGTGGGCGTAGGgagcgacgccgtcgacctcgaggtaCTCGAGGCAGCCTCTCCGTAGCTTCTGCAGCGCAGATTGGGCGTCTTCGGAGGAAGGCGTCCAAGCGCTCGCGAAGCGCTTCTCCACAGCGGCGATGGCTCGGCTCGGGAGGACAGGGCCCGTGACGTTGGCTTGGAggaaggcgtcgagggcggcgaggccgacggccatggtgtCGGAGGCAGAAGAATCCGTCATGGGAGCCGGGTCAGATGGGGCCGCAAGGTGGGAGATTTGGGCAGCGATCAGCTTGCCAGCCgtttcgccgtcggccaagaGGGAGAGGGCGCGAGCAACGTCGGCATGGGCCTCCGAACtgtgcgtcgtcgtggcatcgccgtcggccaagggGAGGCTCTCGGGGGTGGCCATGGCAAGTGCCCCCAGATTCACACAGGGGAGCAGGCAGGCGTCTGAAGGCTCGCGTCACGGCGGGGGCGTCGAGGTGAGATTTCCGTGAGGCGTGCGGCGTTGCGTGAAGCTCAAGGTGGTCAAAACATGGATGCAAAATTAAATTTGTGCTGGTGGGAAAAAATGCTGCACCAGCGGCCACTCGTGGCTCTCGAGACGACGCGGCCCGGGCGCAAGGGGT of the Drechmeria coniospora strain ARSEF 6962 chromosome 01, whole genome shotgun sequence genome contains:
- a CDS encoding GYF domain protein, which gives rise to MPSSSNLPSSFASAAAGQNANRDSRGGRADGRGAAGGDWSRRDGRSANGTLTFRRSSTTPTGHASNPPLSTENAVQPPSIDEASEPTYEHGPSRYSKDELLDIIRSQKMSGNPSRLYLPGWDPAGTNGSASRGWGKSSDNVVPQEPGACWDQQGETAPMGLQNLTLEEKEAFSTDINSPLKPPTQNKDGHAGNVNGRKPSASHSAGNVHGVNSPSSVTRPGTRRRETTDSNPFNAGALASPTASARFPREDSTWLARRAGESKDSEPAEAEQDAQSKLPFGNLVRSNTSTSTGMSAIWPPANQSTPGAGGGGGGFGNFALPASTMPDRRVGGGTGGSRLAHLIPKDGAEGAPSKPADGPSSSAQQSWRSRPRTDTDPFGDDELSGSAVLGGAQDTTSAGHSHAERVGVLGTPVKGSTGDFGMSGLHVGPQSADNGPASPSETNPYRSPPAERHEHDEADAAGADRALASGHNEPHANFGSIGRGFGPAPFDGSDRSQTSSVGPKGYPLGQLSGWPASAGPSAGTPDRERPNFSNAFGSSLFSPMGDLQSPGLSNLGNVFGPPSAGGMGTGSIGRGSKLGSLFPPAMQAQMQSHDQEQNLSDSVPDPRQGHPLGAIGRGNMPGPVRDTESPMRSNRGVFEELFPSSEAARSHATFSAAETAQAGTAAAGPQSYTPVSGSLPFGGGAQPGAEPPASQVRQMVMPDRMRWVYLDPQGQVQGPFTGLEMNDWYKANFFTPDLRVKKVEDPEFEPLGQLIRRIGNSREPFLVPQIGIPHGPATQAGPFAPAPSTGGVVPPLSGVFPSFGRTLTADEQNNLERRKQEEQYLMAQQREYMMRQQAMNKFQMQGPGLQHHSSAHSLQSQPSFGSMTSPMPPPPQPQGPPPIGSMPPAGFMDHPPGAQAGNQPGQGNAESFRPEAMTNLSAAERQVLASMQGGPAGNDMQRQQRGMQPGGADLRSGLPETDELSEDAEGFRDRLMEFEDLRAQIDAEQAIRAQDESNAAVMGGQKLPGQPASATAPSGKMGKGGKKKQLDEAALSLTQQVQIAQAAAAAGQVLEQDLPMPFPPPSSTTPLPAPTAQRVRSNLPEQYSRSQSGTPDASQPPPLAPWAKEPGQEGQRGPSLKEIQEAEARKSAKAEEAAAAIRKASMEQEVAFIREKERQNVAATTAGLPATSTWGHGSPVSATSPWVKPGATKGPDPAVSTTSGPSKKTLAEIQREEEVRKQKARNAAIQSGAPSASTKSYANLAGKPGQVQIPSGPSPAPASGAGWATVGAGGKVKAPMGATAQGIPPSSSGVKSPVAATKPASKPAAVNVANGRADATTAAMDEFNKWTRRELARGLADTTDISEFQADLDVFPLDTGIIADAVYINSKTMDGRHFAEEYVRRKKLAQKGVVEKQPPSDNNKSPGSAGGWSEVAKRSGGTQAKDNDSGSGSGSGSGSGSIQGAGFKVVPSRKKGKK
- a CDS encoding F-box domain protein yields the protein MATPESLPLADGDATTTHSSEAHADVARALSLLADGETAGKLIAAQISHLAAPSDPAPMTDSSASDTMAVGLAALDAFLQANVTGPVLPSRAIAAVEKRFASAWTPSSEDAQSALQKLRRGCLEYLEVDGVAPYAHIPYLELFSLARHVFIHALAAESQNTLKVESPYAGKVAKCNVGWMRLRLNIWHYKLLTQPSLGPGSNFAKSSQWTEVPTLVADVLASMESLLAQLAGEVWSAAETWTREEKAQLLVEAANNYMLLGHHERAKETLKEATQVSGLQYALSGALGKRTRFQEKSISQLLVLARSRRAEDPDAAADEESDEDNKPEALKLNDDTLLEDIHFTKHAADDDASPKSLPPALADLTPDDQPQLSPLDQIILLTEATIKDAFSPVDSLTSEEVLPFAVRVLADKSTNWQIYTQALLVRSRIEVHRSRTVERGVLQLQAVADQVLTDTSAAPKRTETPVPDDTDPSSDPASDVPSVQVTTPGQGTISLDSQTPTTFLPAIKASESAPAHSRLRYIHALCTPPRWHLESELAYAWAGIGSLASALEIFKRLRQWAEVALCLASAAAVEDEDGRGSGGEEKGRAIIRWRLFRKSGDDGSASSDPDDEGVEDVTLLKAGDYSGPERSPPPPNAARLWCILGDLDDDPSHYERAWDISKGRYARAQKSLGEHYLQKKDLHKALEAYKLATAANRLSPDMWSRLGDISLRLGDFEGAAEAYSRSIGSASDTAGGEDARTWSNLGSALWSLYREVTAGTEDGAVTNHDGDDESVTEATTKPSRKPSTLLSQSLAAYKKGASIAHDNWRIWDNVLTLASRIQPPPIAEIVLAFKHVIRIRKTEEAIDADVLAAMLQDVVIAKDKDDGVGIYEPPRGSMERLVTRLLEEEVVPLITKRPELWALVSRLRAWRRDYAGAVEASEKAWRAAVGSSGSGLLPGESTTGCWTSDEAAWKEVVKRTDELVSALENWGPDVESLGARWRSKARSAVRSVMGRAKENWADSEEWRTLESIMEGLKADK